The following proteins come from a genomic window of Montipora foliosa isolate CH-2021 chromosome 2, ASM3666993v2, whole genome shotgun sequence:
- the LOC137992274 gene encoding uncharacterized protein produces the protein MASCSTLTSRSGNTLPELPTKLRSFEFLGFEDLDTEYNDCVFTDLKSLVAKDKEVHEWLKISEAEAAEKIKKDDEDEEEEEDEEHEVNGVMIRFAAMLENRVLLEDKAALTKLEVRSFIFKIWLRRIQLTREKNQDICLLDFEYAIHNAQEAVKQFKDFIYNQRYNREELQAMLPYYEQSVQEASNKTLEEKEKASFEMLQEDVAIFVSNKARICALLGLQLDFLFCLDEMSPEDRDHLTIFDWIVTFLANDYESVLPTDNKALLAAIGFDPLSSAVETIMARAGNTQQHIETCEMAELFIRDEFKYNPLLSPLVGRFPFQSSLTNTWFQLPSDEKGKTLCHINVMNVVTKESAVCTLIQTKLSDLVPEDEETVVLFHGTDHKSARDILLRGIDLREGRQNRDFSCGSGFYLTPRNKLDDAVNWGKSITTKPALLIFQLNRREHLDARKLNLHGNQERWREIVSSFRSGTRTAKTRNSLIEYDLIEGPAATITRNESGELVIEQKPLSDQMCLISDDYARNFRQTLHSVMFLDVL, from the coding sequence ATGGCTTCTTGTTCAACTTTGACCTCACGATCTGGCAATACACTTCCCGAGTTACCAACGAAACTACGGTCATTTGAGTTCCTGGGGTTCGAGGATCTAGACACAGAATACAATGACTGCGTCTTCACTGATCTCAAAAGCTTGGTAGCGAAAGATAAAGAGGTCCACGAGTGGCTGAAAATCTCTGAGGCAGAAGCCGctgaaaaaataaagaaagacgacgaagacgaagaagaagaggaagatgaGGAACATGAAGTAAACGGCGTAATGATTCGTTTCGCGGCAATGCTTGAAAATAGGGTACTCCTTGAAGATAAAGCAGCACTGACGAAACTTGAAGTCCGTTCGTTCATCTTCAAAATCTGGCTACGTAGAATACAGCTCACAAGAGAGAAGAATCAAGACATCTGCCTCCTGGATTTCGAATACGCCATTCACAACGCTCAAGAAGCTGTAAAACAATTCaaagattttatttacaaccaGCGCTACAACAGAGAAGAGTTGCAAGCCATGCTTCCTTACTATGAACAAAGTGTTCAAGAAGCTTCAAACAAAACCTtggaggaaaaggaaaaagctaGCTTTGAAATGTTACAAGAAGATGTTGCTATCTTCGTTTCCAACAAGGCTCGCATCTGCGCTTTGCTTGGGCTTCAACTAGACTTCCTCTTTTGTCTTGACGAAATGTCGCCAGAAGACCGCGATCATCTTACAATCTTCGACTGGATCGTGACTTTCCTAGCAAATGACTATGAATCTGTTCTCCCAACCGACAACAAAGCGCTGCTTGCGGCGATTGGTTTTGATCCTCTGAGTTCAGCCGTTGAAACTATCATGGCGCGTGCTGGAAATACACAACAGCACATTGAAACATGCGAAATGGCAGAACTTTTTATCCGTGACGAGTTCAAATATAATCCTTTGCTGTCTCCCCTGGTTGGCAGGTTTCCTTTTCAAAGTAGTTTGACAAATACATGGTTTCAGCTCCCCAGTGACGAGAAAGGAAAAACACTTTGCCACATCAATGTTATGAACGTCGTGACAAAGGAATCCGCCGTTTGTACTTTGATTCAGACGAAACTCAGTGACTTGGTGCCAGAAGACGAAGAAACCGTTGTTCTATTTCATGGCACCGATCATAAAAGTGCAAGAGACATTTTACTTCGAGGAATAGATCTGCGCGAAGGGCGACAAAACCGAGACTTCAGCTGTGGATCAGGATTTTATTTAACACCGAGGAACAAGCTCGATGATGCGGTGAATTGGGGAAAAAGCATCACAACAAAGCCTGCCTTGTTGATATTTCAACTCAACCGCCGCGAGCACTTAGATGCTAGAAAACTGAACTTGCACGGAAACCAAGAAAGGTGGCGTGAGATCGTGTCTTCGTTTAGATCGGGGACAAGAACAGCGAAGACACGAAACAGTTTAATCGAATACGACTTAATTGAAGGTCCAGCAGCCACAATAACAAGAAACGAAAGTGGAGAATTAGTGATCGAGCAAAAACCTTTATCGGATCAAATGTGTTTGATTTCAGACGACTACGCGCGCAATTTTCGACAAACTCTTCACTCGGTCATGTTCTTAGACGTGCTCTAA
- the LOC137992283 gene encoding hydroxylysine kinase-like, which translates to MDKANRLLSSLPRRPLVTKCQAVAMATRVFNLEIKNDSSVKEMDSYDDRNFYIQGFLQGASQRSDSPACEEFVLKIMNHVDSNHEYLIQTQCNVMSFLRTRGHKCSSPVPSRFGSSFVMCKIPINIPNNRVALTTDGSKDGFSSEFEVYHGEEYLEEEYFVCAVMLLRFVHGTVLNDTPLTTQLLFDAGMAVGRLDRDLKDLGCPKLERTGYIWDLATAGDKMEEFLEAVDIKEHADMVREVCKTFRNEVTPKLNLLPMQMIHGDANYTNILLTSDSSASFQEFGFIDFADVNYTCRVFEIAVSLMYIFNISSDLGCGRSRIAGHFFAGYHSVNPLSDVEIELLPVLIASRFCQSLLIAAFYSKYLYPDNAYVMETSTTGWSNFQAFWKLPKEEIMRMWLQIRR; encoded by the exons ATGGACAAGGCAAACCGGCTCCTTTCTAGTCTGCCAAGAAGACCACTTGTCACCAAATGTCAAGCAGTGGCCATGGCAACTCGAGTCTTCAACTTGGAAATAAAAAATGACTCCTCTGTCAAAGAAATGGACAGTTACGACGACAGAAACTTTTATATTCAAGGATTCCTACAAGGAGCTTCACAACGTTCAGATTCACCAGCCTgcgaagagtttgtcctcaaaATTATGAACCATGTGGATTCAAATCATGAATATTTGATTCAAACCCAATGTAACGTCATGTCTTTCCTTCGCACACGTGGCCATAAATGCTCGTCTCCAGTCCCTTCAAGATTTGGCTCCTCCTTTGTGATGTGTAAAATTCCCATAAACATACCAAACAACCGTGTTGCATTGACAACAGATGGTTCGAAGGATGGTTTCAGTTCAGAGTTCGAAGTATACCATGGCGAGGAGTATTTAGAAGAGGAATATTTCGTGTGCGCTGTAATGTTGCTTAGGTTTGTGCATGGGACAGTATTGAATGATACACCGCTGACCACTCAGCTGTTGTTTGATGCTGGTATGGCTGTTGGAAGACTGGATCGTGACTTAAAG GATCTTGGATGTCCGAAACTAGAACGTACTGGGTATATTTGGGATTTAGCGACAGCAGGTGATAAAATGGAAGAGTTTCTTGAAGCCGTCGACATCAAGGAGCATGCCGACATGGTTCGagaagtttgtaaaacttttagAAACGAAGTAACTCCAAAGCTAAATCTCTTGCCAATGCAGATGATTCATGGAGATGCAAATTACACAAATATATTATTAACCTCAGATAGCAGCGCATCTTTTCAAGAATTTGGTTTCATTGACTTCGCAGATGTGAACTACACATGTCGCGTTTTTGAGATAGCAGTGTCCCTAATGTACATCTTTAATATCTCGAGTGATTTGGGCTGCGGGCGATCCCGAATAGCGGGTCATTTTTTCGCCGGATATCACTCTGTAAATCCCTTGTCTGACGTAGAGATCGAGTTACTTCCTGTCTTGATAGCTTCGCGATTCTGCCAGTCTCTGCTTATCGCTGCTTTCTACAGCAAATACCTGTATCCCGATAATGCGTATGTTATGGAAACTAGCACTACGGGATGGAGTAATTTCCAAGCGTTTTGGAAACTCCCCAAGGAAGAAATAATGAGAATGTGGTTGCAAATTAGGCGATGA